The proteins below are encoded in one region of Methanosarcina barkeri 3:
- the ftsZ gene encoding cell division protein FtsZ has product MQSFVQEAMKFSEKEKEYRKNSSSDNDFEDFGQPRIMIVGCGGAGNNTVNRLYNMGIEGAETVCINTDKQHLDNVRADKKILVGKTLTRGLGAGGYPETGKKAAELARGTLEEVLKDVDLVFITAGLGGGTGTGVAPVVAEVAKEQGAIVVGMVSSPFRVERARIFKAEEGLEDLRRAADTVIVLDNNRLLNYVPNLPIDQAFSVMDQLIAETVKGITETITVPSLINLDYADIRTIMSCGGVAVMLVGESKNQDKSTEVVRTALNHPLLDVDYKGATGSLVHVTGGPDLSLKEAEEIASMLTYELSPSANVIWGARIREDYEGKVRVMAIMTGVQSAQILGPQAEAGILESRTTDADSMKERRFGRVTADRLRNSSGSLRKKHDDSIIDFIN; this is encoded by the coding sequence GTGCAGTCATTTGTACAGGAAGCAATGAAATTCAGTGAAAAAGAGAAAGAATATCGGAAGAATTCTTCCTCTGATAATGATTTTGAAGATTTCGGACAACCGCGAATCATGATTGTTGGATGTGGCGGTGCCGGAAACAACACTGTAAACCGTCTGTATAACATGGGAATCGAAGGTGCAGAAACGGTCTGTATTAATACCGACAAGCAGCACCTTGACAATGTAAGAGCTGACAAGAAGATCCTTGTGGGAAAAACTCTCACTCGGGGATTGGGAGCAGGCGGTTACCCCGAGACAGGAAAGAAAGCTGCAGAACTTGCAAGGGGCACACTTGAAGAAGTGTTAAAGGATGTCGACCTGGTTTTCATCACTGCAGGATTAGGTGGAGGTACCGGTACAGGAGTTGCCCCTGTAGTTGCCGAAGTAGCAAAAGAGCAGGGAGCAATTGTTGTAGGAATGGTTTCAAGTCCCTTTAGAGTTGAAAGAGCCAGGATTTTCAAAGCCGAAGAAGGTCTTGAAGATTTGCGCAGGGCAGCCGATACCGTAATTGTCCTTGATAATAACAGGTTGCTTAATTATGTGCCAAATCTTCCTATAGATCAGGCTTTTTCCGTAATGGACCAGCTAATTGCCGAGACCGTAAAGGGAATTACAGAGACCATCACAGTGCCCTCCCTGATAAACCTTGACTACGCCGATATCAGGACTATCATGAGTTGTGGTGGGGTTGCAGTTATGCTTGTAGGTGAGTCAAAAAATCAGGATAAGAGCACTGAAGTGGTGCGTACTGCTCTAAATCACCCTCTGCTTGACGTTGATTACAAGGGAGCAACCGGAAGTCTTGTCCATGTAACCGGTGGGCCTGACCTGAGCCTTAAGGAAGCCGAAGAGATAGCATCAATGCTTACCTATGAACTTTCTCCAAGTGCAAATGTCATCTGGGGTGCAAGGATCAGGGAAGACTACGAAGGTAAGGTCAGGGTAATGGCCATAATGACAGGTGTGCAGTCTGCCCAGATCCTGGGCCCTCAGGCAGAGGCAGGAATTCTGGAATCCAGAACAACCGATGCTGACTCCATGAAGGAAAGAAGGTTCGGAAGAGTAACGGCAGACAGATTAAGGAATTCTTCAGGATCCCTTAGAAAGAAACATGACGATTCAATCATTGATTTTATAAATTAA
- a CDS encoding beta-CASP ribonuclease aCPSF1: MPIEDVLLDLKHKIEKNLPAGVTITDVEFEGPQLVLYTEEPRKFADDGNIIRNLAKELRTRIAMRPDPRVLATPEDSISIIEEVVPKESVISSYYFDPDSGEVIIEAEKPGLVIGKHGATLREITKQIGWIPKVVRTPPIKSRTVKNVREFMRTNLKERKEILKSVGRKIHKECTSKDQWVRVTSLGGCKEVGRSCFLLSTPESRILIDCGVNVGSDENMTPYLYVPEVFPLNQIDAVIVTHAHLDHQGLVPLLFKYGYEGPVYCTPPTRDLMVLLQLDYIDVAAKEGKKIPYESGMVAKTLKHTIPLDYEEVTDIAPDIKLTFHNAGHILGSAISHFHIGDGLHNVVFTGDYKYEKTRLFDPAVNKFPRVETVISEATYGNSNAFQPSLKDAERHLQMVVKNTVERGGICIIPAFAVGRSQEVMIVLEESIRKGLIPEVPVYLDGMIWEATAIHATHPEYLNNDLRKLIFQKGQNPFLSECFKPVDSHDMRQKIIQNPHPCVIISTSGMMNGGPVMDYFKAFAEDPRNSLVFVGYQADGTIGRRIQKGWKEIPMAGKGGSTEILKLNMEVQVVDGFSGHSDRRQLMDYIKRMQPRPERVFTEHGDEKACVDLASSVYKKLKIETRALTNLETVRLL, translated from the coding sequence ATGCCTATTGAAGATGTGCTATTAGACCTCAAACATAAAATTGAGAAAAACCTACCCGCGGGAGTTACAATTACCGATGTGGAATTTGAAGGGCCTCAGCTTGTGCTATATACCGAAGAGCCCCGAAAATTTGCAGACGATGGGAACATTATTCGCAACCTCGCAAAAGAACTCAGAACGCGGATTGCCATGCGCCCTGATCCCAGGGTGCTTGCAACTCCTGAAGACTCTATTTCTATAATTGAAGAAGTTGTTCCAAAAGAATCCGTAATCTCAAGCTATTATTTTGACCCCGATTCCGGAGAAGTAATTATTGAAGCTGAAAAGCCTGGTCTTGTGATAGGAAAGCATGGAGCTACCCTCCGTGAAATCACAAAGCAGATTGGCTGGATTCCAAAGGTTGTGAGGACTCCCCCTATCAAATCCCGTACGGTTAAGAATGTTAGGGAATTTATGAGAACCAACCTTAAGGAAAGAAAAGAGATCCTTAAATCGGTGGGGAGGAAGATTCACAAGGAGTGTACCTCTAAAGACCAGTGGGTAAGGGTTACATCGCTTGGGGGCTGCAAAGAAGTAGGTCGAAGCTGTTTCCTGCTCTCGACTCCCGAATCCAGAATTCTTATTGACTGCGGAGTCAATGTAGGTTCGGATGAAAACATGACTCCTTACCTTTATGTTCCTGAAGTTTTTCCCTTAAATCAGATCGATGCCGTGATAGTTACTCACGCCCATCTGGACCATCAGGGGCTTGTTCCTTTACTTTTCAAATACGGGTATGAAGGGCCTGTTTACTGCACGCCCCCTACACGAGATTTGATGGTGCTGCTCCAGCTTGACTATATCGATGTGGCAGCAAAAGAAGGGAAGAAGATTCCCTACGAGTCAGGCATGGTAGCAAAAACTCTCAAGCACACAATTCCTCTGGACTACGAGGAAGTAACGGATATTGCTCCTGATATCAAATTGACTTTCCATAATGCAGGGCATATTCTGGGCTCGGCTATTTCTCACTTCCATATTGGAGACGGGCTCCATAATGTCGTCTTTACGGGAGACTACAAATATGAGAAGACACGGCTTTTTGATCCTGCTGTCAATAAGTTCCCAAGAGTTGAAACTGTTATAAGTGAAGCTACTTATGGGAATTCTAATGCTTTCCAGCCCTCACTTAAGGACGCCGAGAGGCACCTGCAGATGGTCGTTAAGAACACTGTAGAAAGGGGAGGAATTTGCATCATCCCGGCTTTTGCAGTAGGTCGAAGCCAGGAAGTTATGATAGTGCTTGAAGAGTCTATAAGAAAAGGGTTGATTCCTGAAGTTCCGGTCTATCTGGATGGAATGATCTGGGAAGCAACGGCAATTCATGCTACACATCCCGAATACTTGAACAACGATCTGAGAAAACTGATCTTCCAGAAAGGCCAGAACCCCTTCCTGTCCGAATGCTTCAAGCCTGTTGATTCCCACGACATGCGCCAGAAGATAATTCAGAATCCTCACCCCTGTGTAATCATCTCTACTTCGGGTATGATGAACGGAGGGCCGGTTATGGATTATTTCAAAGCCTTTGCCGAAGACCCGCGCAACTCTCTGGTGTTTGTAGGATACCAGGCCGATGGAACAATCGGACGTAGAATCCAGAAAGGATGGAAAGAAATCCCTATGGCAGGAAAGGGCGGAAGCACTGAGATCCTCAAGTTAAACATGGAGGTTCAGGTAGTTGATGGTTTCTCAGGCCACTCCGATAGAAGGCAGCTTATGGACTACATCAAGAGAATGCAGCCTCGTCCGGAAAGGGTATTTACCGAGCATGGGGATGAAAAGGCCTGTGTTGACCTGGCAAGTTCGGTTTACAAGAAACTGAAGATTGAGACACGTGCACTTACAAACCTTGAAACCGTAAGGTTACTGTGA
- a CDS encoding HAD family phosphatase, with the protein MLKALIFDMDGVLVDSMPFHAAAWKKAFLDMGMEIQDKDVYAIEGSNPKNGLPLLIQKARKEPEAYDFETITSIYRKEFKRIFELKAFDGMKECLEVLKTRFLLSVVSGSDHLIVHDIIDQLFPGIFDIVVTGDDIKNPKPHPDPFIKAVELLNVQPKECIVIENAILGVEAAKKAEIYCIGVPTYLEPSQLDRADLVVGDHRQLIQHLLSIEPDHGSKA; encoded by the coding sequence GTGTTAAAGGCATTAATTTTCGATATGGATGGCGTTCTCGTGGACTCTATGCCCTTCCATGCAGCGGCCTGGAAAAAAGCTTTCCTTGATATGGGTATGGAAATCCAGGACAAGGATGTTTATGCAATTGAAGGCTCAAATCCCAAAAACGGACTTCCTTTGCTTATTCAAAAAGCCAGAAAAGAACCAGAAGCATATGATTTCGAAACTATTACCTCAATCTACAGGAAAGAATTCAAACGGATCTTTGAGCTGAAAGCTTTCGATGGAATGAAAGAGTGCCTGGAAGTCCTTAAAACACGTTTTCTGCTCTCAGTAGTATCTGGCTCTGACCATCTCATTGTTCACGATATCATTGACCAGCTTTTCCCTGGTATATTTGATATTGTGGTTACGGGAGACGACATTAAGAACCCAAAGCCTCATCCCGACCCTTTTATTAAAGCTGTTGAACTCCTGAATGTGCAGCCGAAAGAATGCATTGTAATAGAAAATGCCATTCTTGGTGTAGAAGCTGCAAAAAAAGCCGAAATTTACTGCATAGGTGTTCCCACATATCTGGAGCCTTCACAGCTTGACAGAGCAGATCTTGTGGTAGGAGATCACAGACAGTTAATACAACATCTTCTAAGTATTGAACCGGATCACGGGTCCAAGGCGTGA